The proteins below come from a single Lycium ferocissimum isolate CSIRO_LF1 unplaced genomic scaffold, AGI_CSIRO_Lferr_CH_V1 ctg5814, whole genome shotgun sequence genomic window:
- the LOC132045003 gene encoding uncharacterized protein LOC132045003 has translation MRVNKKAIIKFSIGKYQDEIFCDVVPMQACHLLLGRPWQFDVDAQHRGRTNKYSFVVKGKKYILNPLTPYQVSEDYRVMRELREKYQREEKRKSEKETLLVISGEGTSQDGSKKYLLAKPTLFSEEMPDGLPPLRGIEHQIDFVPGSQIPNKPAYRSNPEETKELQRQVDELLKKGLVKESLSPCAVPVILVPKKDGTWKMCIDCRAVNKITVKYRHPILTLDDMLDELCGSNVFSNIDLRSGYH, from the exons ATGAGGGTCAACAAGAAAGCCATTATCAAATTTAGCATAGGCAAGTACCAAGATGAGATTTTTTGTGATGTGGTACCCATGCAAGCTTGCCATCTATTGCTTGGaagaccttggcaatttgatgttGATGCCCAACATCGTGGGAGAACTAACAAGTACTCATTTGTGGTCAAGGGGAAGAAGTACATTCTTAACCCATTAACCCCTTACCAAGTGAGTGAGGATTATAGAGTGATGAGGGAGCTTCGAGAGAAGTATCAAAgggaagaaaagaggaagagTGAGAAGGAGACTTTGTTGGTCATAAGTGGAGAAGGAACATCTCAAGATGGTTCCAAGAAATATTTGTTGGCCAAACCAA CCTTGTTCTCGGAGGAAATGCCCGATGGCTTACCTCCCTTGAGAGGTATTGAGCACCAAATCGACTTTGTACCGggttcccaaattcccaacaaacCGGCTTATAGGAGCAACCcggaagaaacaaaagaattgCAAAGGCAAGTGGATGAACTTCTTAAAAAGGGGCTAGTGAAGGAGAGTCTTAGCCCTTGTGCCGTTCCGGTGATTCTTGTCccaaagaaagatggcacttggaagatgtgcattgattgtagGGCCGTCAACAAAATCacggtaaagtatcgccatcccatTCTGACGCTTGATGACATGTTGGATGAGCTTTGTGGCTCAAATGTGTTTTCAAACATTGATCTTAGAAGTGGCTATCACTAA